A single genomic interval of Pyrobaculum arsenaticum DSM 13514 harbors:
- a CDS encoding ABC transporter permease: MSSELLGVILNTFYVSAVPTLLAVAVGTPAAYALYARGGRLAGAVEALFNGLVGMPTVLLGLLLYLLLARTGPLGFLNILYTLNAVVVGHFLFVLPLYVAFATTAFRSVDVKVLEVLRMFPMPAWRRHLLVVREAIGGLAAAAAAAFSRAMGELGIALMLGGDIRFRTRVLTTAIAHETMLGNWDVAIQLGIILLILSVSVSVVVYALGYKYRG; the protein is encoded by the coding sequence GTGTCAAGTGAGCTACTGGGCGTAATCCTAAACACTTTTTACGTCTCCGCAGTACCCACCCTACTGGCAGTCGCCGTGGGTACGCCGGCGGCCTACGCTCTTTACGCCAGAGGCGGCCGTCTGGCCGGCGCCGTTGAGGCACTCTTCAACGGTCTGGTGGGGATGCCCACCGTGCTCCTCGGCCTCCTCCTCTACCTTCTGCTAGCCCGCACGGGGCCTCTGGGCTTTCTCAACATCCTCTACACCCTAAACGCCGTGGTCGTGGGCCACTTCCTCTTCGTTCTCCCCCTCTACGTCGCGTTCGCCACCACAGCCTTCAGGTCCGTGGACGTGAAGGTGCTAGAGGTCCTGCGCATGTTCCCCATGCCGGCGTGGCGCCGCCACTTGCTAGTGGTAAGGGAGGCCATTGGGGGGCTGGCAGCCGCCGCCGCGGCGGCGTTTAGCAGAGCCATGGGAGAGCTGGGGATAGCCCTAATGCTCGGGGGCGACATCAGGTTCAGGACGCGCGTCCTCACCACCGCCATCGCCCACGAGACCATGCTCGGCAACTGGGACGTCGCCATACAGCTGGGGATTATCCTTCTCATCCTCTCGGTATCTGTAAGCGTCGTGGTGTACGCCCTGGGCTATAAATACAGGGGATGA
- a CDS encoding ABC transporter ATP-binding protein — protein MIVARGVGKRFGDRWVFRGVNLVVPRGVQVAVVGPNGSGKTTLLKILAGLLKPDEGVVEVGGGRHRPGEVLYAHQEPVVLRGTVLDNLSLCPSLDWEIVEALGLKPVIREKAAKLSGGYKKLVTIARVAACRPAVALLDEPTAFLDKEKRAAVRTVIEELTRSGSAVIWTTHYPAEVDSVATLYELIDGALRPVSLP, from the coding sequence ATGATAGTCGCTAGGGGGGTCGGCAAGAGGTTTGGGGATAGGTGGGTGTTCAGAGGAGTGAACCTAGTGGTGCCCAGAGGCGTCCAGGTAGCCGTAGTTGGACCCAACGGCTCTGGCAAGACCACACTCCTAAAAATACTCGCCGGTCTGTTGAAGCCAGACGAGGGGGTAGTAGAGGTGGGCGGAGGGAGGCACCGGCCGGGCGAGGTGCTCTACGCACACCAGGAGCCTGTGGTTCTCAGAGGCACTGTGCTGGACAACCTCTCGCTGTGTCCAAGTCTGGACTGGGAGATAGTGGAGGCTCTAGGACTTAAGCCTGTTATAAGAGAAAAGGCCGCAAAGCTGTCGGGCGGGTACAAGAAGCTCGTGACAATAGCCCGCGTCGCCGCATGTAGGCCGGCCGTTGCCCTACTAGACGAGCCTACCGCCTTTCTCGACAAGGAGAAGCGCGCCGCAGTGCGGACAGTCATCGAAGAGCTGACAAGAAGCGGAAGCGCCGTGATCTGGACGACGCATTACCCGGCGGAGGTCGATAGCGTAGCTACCCTTTACGAGCTAATAGACGGCGCACTGAGACCCGTAAGCTTACCCTAG